In the genome of Pelobacter seleniigenes DSM 18267, one region contains:
- a CDS encoding CsbD family protein translates to MNSSIKDKVEGTFHEVKGQIKMTTGKLFKSPELEAKGTGEKVAGQTQRKVGQVKKVFGE, encoded by the coding sequence ATGAATTCAAGCATCAAAGATAAAGTTGAGGGCACCTTTCACGAAGTCAAAGGCCAGATCAAAATGACCACGGGAAAACTCTTTAAAAGCCCGGAACTGGAAGCGAAAGGAACCGGGGAAAAGGTCGCCGGTCAGACCCAGCGCAAGGTCGGACAGGTCAAGAAGGTCTTCGGCGAATAA
- a CDS encoding sigma 54-interacting transcriptional regulator, translated as MVKDLNKSSSPSSNLRRQAEQRLLAKTAGRQPDLSEVEKQRLMHELEVHQIELEMQNEELRRTQQELESIVTDRTAELTGTNRQLTQEIEERKKAEVSLRNAFTEIKQLTERLQAENIELKQAITQEGDNFGEIIGESPAIAYVFFRIDQVAPQDTTVLLLGETGCGKGMVARAIHRRSSRKDRPMITVNCSSLPANLIESELFGREKGAFTGAHARQMGRFELADGGTIFLDEIGEMPLELQVKLLRVIQDGEFERLGSPRTMKVDVRIIAASNRNLEEEIKADRFREDLFYRLSVFPITIPPLRQRVEDIPLLVNHFVAKFNKKIGRKISSVTQETLTALENYHWPGNVRELESVIERAVITSQGSALQVLDRFEAFHKPDVKDVKALADLERDHILQTLQKTGWRIEGKNGAAILLGINPSTLRARMRKFGIHRQ; from the coding sequence TTGGTTAAAGATCTGAACAAATCGAGTTCCCCTTCCAGCAACCTGCGCCGCCAGGCCGAGCAGCGGTTACTTGCCAAGACAGCGGGACGACAGCCCGACCTGTCCGAGGTCGAAAAGCAGCGACTTATGCATGAGCTTGAAGTTCACCAGATTGAACTGGAAATGCAGAATGAAGAACTGCGCCGAACCCAGCAGGAGTTGGAATCAATCGTAACTGATCGAACCGCGGAACTGACCGGCACCAACCGGCAACTCACGCAGGAGATCGAAGAGCGCAAGAAGGCGGAAGTGAGCCTCCGCAATGCATTTACCGAAATCAAGCAATTGACCGAACGGCTTCAGGCCGAAAACATTGAGCTGAAACAGGCGATTACCCAGGAAGGGGACAACTTCGGTGAGATCATCGGTGAGAGTCCGGCCATCGCTTACGTCTTCTTTCGCATCGACCAGGTCGCGCCCCAGGATACCACGGTCCTGCTCCTCGGCGAGACCGGCTGTGGCAAAGGGATGGTGGCACGCGCCATTCACCGCCGCAGTTCCCGTAAAGACCGACCGATGATCACCGTCAACTGCTCTTCGTTGCCGGCAAACCTCATCGAAAGTGAACTCTTCGGTCGCGAAAAAGGGGCCTTCACCGGCGCCCATGCCCGGCAGATGGGGCGTTTCGAACTGGCCGATGGTGGCACTATTTTTCTTGATGAGATCGGCGAGATGCCGTTGGAGTTGCAGGTCAAATTGCTTCGGGTCATTCAGGACGGCGAGTTCGAACGCCTTGGCAGTCCGCGCACCATGAAGGTCGATGTTCGCATCATTGCGGCCAGCAATCGGAACCTGGAGGAAGAGATCAAGGCTGACCGGTTCCGTGAGGACCTGTTCTATCGGCTCAGTGTGTTCCCCATCACCATTCCGCCACTTCGGCAACGCGTGGAAGACATCCCCCTGCTGGTCAACCATTTTGTTGCCAAATTCAACAAGAAAATCGGCAGGAAGATCTCCTCCGTCACTCAAGAAACTTTGACCGCCCTGGAAAATTATCACTGGCCCGGCAATGTGCGGGAGTTGGAAAGCGTTATCGAACGGGCGGTCATCACCAGCCAGGGAAGTGCTCTTCAGGTCTTGGATCGCTTTGAGGCCTTCCACAAGCCAGACGTAAAGGACGTCAAAGCCCTCGCCGATTTGGAGCGGGACCACATCCTCCAGACGCTCCAAAAAACCGGCTGGCGGATCGAGGGGAAAAACGGTGCTGCTATTTTGCTTGGCATCAACCCGAGTACGCTCCGCGCCAGGATGCGTAAATTCGGTATCCACCGTCAATAA